From one Streptomyces mobaraensis genomic stretch:
- a CDS encoding SDR family oxidoreductase, with protein MSARPDRTLRDKVVVIGGASRNLGGLIAREIAPDGAKVVVHYNSDSSRDKAEQTAADVRKAGGEAVTHQGDLTRVAEVEKLFDAAVREFGRVDCVVNTAGMVIKKPMTETTEEEFDKMFAVNTKAAYFMMREAAKRVEDGGKIITIVTSLLAAYTGLYSVYAGSKAPVEHFTRALSKELFGRNISVNNIAPGPMDTGFFYPAETDDSIAYHKSSAMNGDLTKIEDIVPYVKFLLTDGWWLNGQTLFINGGYTTR; from the coding sequence ATGTCCGCTCGACCCGATCGCACACTTCGGGACAAGGTCGTCGTGATCGGCGGCGCCTCCCGCAACCTCGGCGGCCTGATCGCGCGCGAGATCGCCCCGGACGGCGCCAAGGTGGTCGTCCACTACAACAGCGACTCCTCGCGCGACAAGGCCGAGCAGACGGCCGCCGATGTCAGGAAGGCCGGCGGCGAGGCCGTCACACACCAGGGCGACCTGACCCGGGTCGCCGAGGTGGAGAAGCTCTTCGACGCGGCGGTGCGGGAGTTCGGCAGGGTCGACTGCGTGGTCAACACGGCGGGCATGGTCATCAAGAAGCCGATGACCGAGACCACCGAGGAGGAGTTCGACAAGATGTTCGCCGTCAACACCAAGGCGGCGTACTTCATGATGCGCGAGGCCGCCAAGCGCGTGGAGGACGGCGGGAAGATCATCACCATCGTCACCTCGCTGCTGGCCGCCTACACCGGCCTGTACTCCGTCTACGCCGGCAGCAAGGCGCCCGTCGAGCACTTCACCCGCGCCCTGTCCAAGGAGCTGTTCGGCCGGAACATCTCCGTCAACAACATCGCCCCCGGCCCCATGGACACCGGCTTCTTCTACCCGGCCGAGACGGACGACTCCATCGCCTACCACAAGTCGTCCGCGATGAACGGCGATCTGACGAAGATCGAGGACATCGTCCCGTATGTGAAGTTCCTGCTCACGGACGGCTGGTGGCTCAACGGGCAGACGCTGTTCATCAACGGCGGCTACACCACGCGCTGA
- the kdpC gene encoding potassium-transporting ATPase subunit KdpC: MNISVRNTARVAGAGLRALLVLTLVCGVIYPLVVTGLAQLAFHDKANGSEVKVDGKSVGSALLGQSYTLDKKDKDGNPLPDPKFFQPRPSAAGPNTENTRYNLLVSGASNLAADSKVLLESVEKRRADVAAFNGVSPSAVPVDALTASASGVDPDISPAYARLQAARVAKANGLSAGAVERLVKDHTDGRQLGFMGEERVNVLKLNVALKELAASR, translated from the coding sequence ATGAACATCTCCGTACGCAACACCGCCCGGGTGGCGGGAGCCGGGCTCCGGGCCCTGCTCGTCCTCACCCTGGTCTGCGGCGTGATCTACCCCCTGGTCGTCACGGGCCTGGCCCAACTGGCCTTCCACGACAAGGCGAACGGCTCCGAGGTGAAGGTGGACGGCAAGTCCGTCGGCTCGGCGCTGCTCGGCCAGAGCTACACGCTCGACAAGAAGGACAAGGACGGCAATCCGCTGCCCGACCCGAAGTTCTTCCAGCCGCGCCCCTCGGCGGCCGGTCCCAACACCGAGAACACCCGGTACAACCTGCTCGTCTCGGGCGCCTCCAACCTGGCGGCCGACAGCAAGGTGCTGCTGGAGAGCGTCGAGAAGCGCCGCGCGGACGTCGCCGCCTTCAACGGGGTCTCCCCGTCGGCGGTTCCGGTGGACGCCCTCACGGCGTCGGCCTCCGGCGTGGACCCGGACATCTCCCCGGCCTACGCCCGTCTCCAGGCGGCCCGCGTCGCCAAGGCCAACGGCCTCTCGGCCGGCGCGGTCGAGCGGCTGGTGAAGGACCACACGGACGGGCGGCAGCTCGGCTTCATGGGGGAGGAGCGCGTCAACGTGCTGAAGCTGAACGTCGCGTTGAAGGAGCTGGCCGCCTCCCGGTGA